The following are encoded together in the Drosophila sechellia strain sech25 chromosome 3R, ASM438219v1, whole genome shotgun sequence genome:
- the LOC6614202 gene encoding uncharacterized protein LOC6614202 isoform X2 encodes MRMENGRLWGTLHDGKFEVRSVTHSDLEEALDVLDGSFFINESVCVACEINLPENRQARLDLRELCRKTALDGVSLLVKEADTGRVVSVSFNKIQYAPPPGEDHFFLKFRNEEVKSPQARRLMDFMIEVDERIDVCAMFNMVCFCELMFLATLPSHERLGLGRSLSRFTIELTKELAEGKGLEDIDEKLRSQRPAAVTALWTSSFSQKVGKATDFKVINTVSYSEFEYNGKRFDERINPIHEFCEHVIYKF; translated from the exons ATGCGGATGGAAAACGGAAGACTCTGGGGAACGCTGCACGACG GCAAATTTGAGGTGCGCAGTGTCACTCACTCCGACCTGGAAGAGGCGCTAGAT GTTCTTGACGGCTCATTCTTTATTAACGAATCGGTGTGTGTTGcctgtgaaattaatttgccgGAAAATCGACAAGCTCGTTTGGATTTGCGAGAATTGTGCAGAAAAACCGCTCTGGATGGTGTCTCATTGTTGGTCAAAGAGGCGGATACTGGTCGTGTGGTGTCTGTgtcatttaataaaattcag TATGCACCACCACCTGGCGAGGATCACTTCTTTTTGAAATTCCGGAACGAGGAAGTTAAAAGTCCTCAGGCAAGGCGTCTAATGGACTTTATGATCGAAGTGGATGAAAGAATTGATGTGTGTGCTATGTTCAACATGGTGTGCTTCTGTGAACTGATGTTTCTGGCCACTTTACCGAGCCACGAGCGATTGGGATTGGGCCGATCGTTGTCCCGGTTCACAATTGAACTGACCAAGGAGCTGGCCGAAGGAAAGGGCCTGGAGGATATCGATGAAAAACTAAGATCACAACGCCCAGCTGCAGTCACCGCACTCTGGACCTCCAGTTTCTCTCAAAAAGTTGGAAAAGCCACAGACTTTAAAGTGATCAACACCGTTTCTTATTCGGAATTTGAGTACAACGGGAAGAGATTTGACGAGCGAATCAACCCTATTCACGAGTTTTGCGAACATGTCatctataaattttaa